The DNA window GCGTCGATGATCTCCATGCGGGAGCGCACCGCGTCCGGGCCCGGGACCCGCCCGGCCCGGATGTCCGGGACGGCCGGCAGCCAGCGCCGCAGGAACGCGTCGTACTGGGCGGCGATGGCGTCGATGTCCCAGGCGTCGAGGGGGTGGCGGCCCGACCCGTTCATCAGGTCGACGTGCTGGGCCCGGAAGATCGTCACCGCGTCGGGGGTCACCCCGGTGAGTGCGGTCCAGGCCTGCTCGGAGAACTCCCGGGGCGAGATCCACAGTGCGTCGTACAGCGGCGCGTAGCCCATCCAGCGCAGGTGGTTGCGCAGGGCGCGACGCTGGGTGGTGGCCTCCTGGGGCAGCGAGAACGCGAGGAGCGTCCACCTGTCGTCCCACGTCTCGGCGTCGGTTCCGTAGGAGGCGATCCAGCGTCCGCCGGCGACCAGGTCGGCGGCGGCGGCGGGGGCGAGCCGGTAGTGGGTGTTCCGGCCCTGGCGGCCGGCGTCGAGGACGCCGCGGCGGGCGAGACGGCTCACCGCCGCGCGGGCGCCGGCCGTGCTCACGCCGGACTCGGCGAGCAGCGCCACGATCGCGGCCGACGGCAGCCAGGCCCCGGTGTACGCGGTGTAGTCGGCCAGCAGCGTGAGGGTCAGATCCTGCGGTGACCCGCCGGCCTGACGCCGGGGCAGCCGGACCGATTCCGCCGGGAAGATCTGTTCGATGTCGAACGGGTAGGTCACCGGCTGCTCCGCGGGGATCGATGGTGTCGGCTCCCGTCATTATCGCTGGTCCCGCCCGTTCCCGACCGACTTTGACCCACATCGATTGACAGTTGTGCGTCCGGCAGGCACAGTTAGTGCCGCGTATGGCGTCCCCGGTGTACAGCCGGGCCGGATGCCCCGCATCATGGCGCATTTTGTTAGCGCTAACATCCCTGCTGCCCGTCCCCGTCCGCATCCCCCGGCAGGCGGAGACACCCCTCGAACGGAGGAAACATGCCGAGCAACCGGATTCCCCGCCGGGCTCTCCTCGTCATCCCGGCCGCCGTCGTCACCGTCCTGTCCGGCGTGGCGCTGCACGCCGAAGCCGCGGTACGGCCGGATGCCGTCGCCGTGAACCGGGCGGCGCCCGTGGTGGCCGCGGCGACACCGACCACACCCCCGGGCTCCTACCCCAACCCCGGCGCCGTGTCGGGCGCCGTCGGCACCCACGACCCGACGATGGTCAAGACGCCCGCGGGCTCCTACATCGTGGCGCAGACCGGCGACAACATCCGGCTGACCACGTCCACCGATCGCACCACGTTCCGGGAGGCGGGGGCGGCGTTCCCCGGCGGGGCGCCGTGGACCACCGCCTACACCGGCGGCAGCCGCAACCTGTGGGCGCCGGACATCTCGTACCGCAACGGCCAGTACTACCTGTACTACTCCGCTTCGACGTTCGGCTCCAACCGCTCGGCGATCTTCCTGGCCACCAGCCCCACCGGCGCGTCCGGCAGCTGGACCAACCGCGGCCTGGTGATCGAGTCACGCAGCTCGGACAACTTCAACGCGATCGACCCGAACCTGATCGTGGACGCCAACGGCCGGTGGTGGCTGAACTTCGGCTCGTTCTGGTCCGGTCTGCAGCAGATCGCCCTGAACCCCTCCACGGGACTGCGGGCCGACTCGTCGATCCGTCTGATCGCCGGTCGTAACGGCGGCGCGATCGAGGCGCCGCACATGTTCCGGCACGGCTCCTACTACTACCTGTGGGTCTCGTTCGACCGCTGCTGCCAGGGCGCGGCCAGCACGTACCGGATCATGGTGGGCCGTTCGACCAGCCCCAACGGGCCGTTCGTGGACCGCAGCGGCAAGGCCATGACCGCCGGCGGCGGCACCCAGATCCTCGCCGGGCACGGCAGCATCCACGGCCCCGGCCACAACGCCGTCATCGCCGACACCGACGCCGAGGTGCTCGTCTACCACTACTACGCCGACAACGGCGCGTCCCGGCTCGGCGTCAACCTGCTCGGCTACGACGCGGCCGGCTGGCCGTTCGTCTACTAGGAGGCCGGCCATGAGAAACCGTCTCGTGATCGCGGCCGCCGCGATGCTCGCCGCGCTCGCCACCACCGCCGTCGTCACGACCTCCGCCGAGGCCGCCACGGTCCGGACCGACACCCCGTACGTGCTGGTCAACCGCAACAGCGGCAAAGCCCTCGACGTCTACAACCTGGCCACCACCGACGGCGCGCCGATCAACCAGTACACCCGCAACGACGGCGCCTGGCAGCAGTGGACGTTCCTCGACTCCGGCTCCGGCTGGTACCGGCTGCGGTCGGCGCACAGCGGCAAGGTCCTCGACCTGCCGTCCAGCACCGACGGCGTCCAGCTGGTGCAGAACGCCGATCGCAACGACGCCCGCCAGCAGTTCCGGCTCGCCGACTCGGCGGGCGGCCAGGTGCGGCTGATCAACCGGGCCAGCGGCAAGGCGCTCGAGGTCTGGGAGTGGTCCACCGCCGACGGCGCGAAGGTGTCGCAGTACCAGGATCTCGACGGCGCCAACCAGCAGTGGCAGCTGGTGCCGCTGGGCGCCGCCGCCCGTACCTTCACCAACCCGATCAAACGCGGCGGCCCGGACCCCTGGTTGCAGCACTACAACGGCTACTACTACCTCGCCACCACCACGTGGAACTCGACGATCACCATGCGCCGGTCCACCACACTGGCCGGCCTGGCGACCACCGCCGACCAGGTGATCTTCAACCTGGCCGGGCGGGCCAACGGCTGCTGCAACATGTGGGCGCCGGAGTTCCACCTGATCAACGGGCGCTGGTACTTCTACTACACCGCCGGGCAGAACGTGTCCGACTACAACCCGACCCAGCGGCTGCACGTCCTGGAGTCCGCCGGCCCCGACCCGATGGGCCCGTACACGTTCAAGGCCGACCTCGGCACCGAGTGGGCGCTCGACGCCAGCGTCCTGAAGGTCGGCAGCAACCTGTACCTGATGGGCACCTACAACGCCGGCGGCTCCTACGGGCAGAGCAACTTCATCCAGCGCCTGACCAACCCCTGGACGCTCACCGGCTCCCGGGTGCGGCTCAGCTCGCCGACGCTGTCATGGGAGCGGCAGACCGGCGCGGTCAACGAGGGGCCCGAGCCGCTGTACCACAACGGCAAGGTCATGGTCGTCTACTCGGCGTCGGCCTGCTGGGGACCCGACTACAAGCTCGGCCTGCTCACCCTCACCGGCGCCGACCCGCTCAACCCGGCACACTGGACCAAGAGCCTGAACCCGGTCTTCCAGCGCAACGACGCCAACGGGGTCTACGCGCCCGGCCACAACGGATTCTTCAAGAGCCCGGACGGCACCGAGGACTGGATCGTCTACCACGCCAACGACTCGGCCGGCGGCGGCTGCGACATGAACCGCTCCACCCGGGCCCAGAAGTTCACCTGGAACGCCGACGGAACCCCGAACTTCGGCGCCCCGGTACGGCTCGGAGCAACCCTCACCGCCCCCTCCGGCGAGTGATGTCCCCCTGCAGACGAGGTCCGGTCGCTGATGCGCACTCCCGCATCAGCGACCGGGCGCGCCAGTCGATCCGCCGGACTGCGTGTCAGCGCTGAATGCGCCGGTCGTAGTCGCGCTGGCAAGCCTGGATCTCGGTCGCGTTGGCGACGGTCCAGTCGTAGAGGTGGCCGAACGGCTCGCGCAGGGATTCGCCCAGCACGGTCAGCGAGTATTCGACGCCGACCGGCGAAGTCGGCAGTACACGGCGCTCGATCATCCCGTTGCGTTCCAGGCGGCGCAGTGTCTGCGTCAGGACGCGCTGGGTCACACCCTCGAGGCGGCGCTTGATCTCGTTGAACCGGCGTGGCTCAGCCAGGACCGCCATCACCATCATCGACCACTTGTCGGCGATCTGGTCGAGGATCGGCCGGCTCGAACAGTCGGACCGGAATTCGAGGTCATGCTCGGCGATGGCTCGATATACGGGCTCAGAAGCGGCCACGACGGTATCCTCCATGATCCCTGGGATCCCTAAAGTGCGTTATTGACCCAGCTCAGAGCCGGTTTCAGAGTAGGTATACATCAGGAACCAAGATCCTGGCGAATACCGCGGAGGAACCCCATGAATCACGACGCATACCGGACCTTACGGGTCAGCCGCCAGGACGGAATCGCCCGCGTCACGATCGACAACCCGCCGATCAACGTCCTCAGTGTCGCCGTCATGACCGAGCTGCGGCACCTGCTCACCACGCTGGCCGGCGACGACACCGTACGCGTGATCGTGTTCCACAGCGCCGACCCGGACTTCTTCCTTGCCCACGTCGACATGACCGCCACCCCCGAAGCCCTCGCCGGGCTGATGGCGGGCCTGCCGGACGGCGTCAATGTCTTCCAGGCCGTCGGAGAGCAGTTACGCCGTCAGCCGCAGGTGACCATCGTCAAGCTCGCCGGCAAGGCCCGCGGCGGCGGAGCCGAATTCGTCGCCGCTGCCGACCTGGCGTTCGCTGCTATCGGGCGGGCCGGACTCGGTCAGATCGAAGCTCTCATGGGCATCGTCCCCGGCGGCGGTGCCACGCAGTACCTCACTGAGCGCATCGGCCGCAACCGTGCCCTGGAAGTCGTGCTCGGCGCCGAACTGTTCGACGCCGAGACCGCCGAGCGATACGGCTGGATCAACCGCGCCGTCCCCGCCGGCGAACTGGACGAGTTCGTCGACCGTCTAGCCGGCAACATCGCCGCGCTGCCGGACGGCGTCGTCGCGGCGGTCAAGCATGCCATCGTCCCTCGTGAGCACACCGAGGGCTTGGCCCGTGAGAACGAGGCGTGGGCCGGACTCGTCCTCCGCCCCGGAACAGCGCAACTCATGGGCGCGGGGCTGGCACACGGCGCGCAGACCCGTGACGGCGAACAGGACCTCGAAGGTCTGTTCCGAAGCCTGCTGCGATGCCACTCAGCCTGAGTTGATCTCCCGTTCGGGCGGTGGACGAGGGGTGGCTCACGGTGGGCTCGTGCGGGGGTGGCGGCTCACGGTGCGCTCGTGCGGGGGTGGCGGCTCCCGGTGCGGCTCTGTCACGGCGGCGGCGTACCGACATTCGCGTTGGCCGCGATGAGGTCGCACGGAAACGGTTCGTGTGTCTTCATCTCTGCCCTGGCGTTGATGGATCGCCACGGAGGCGTTGCGTGTGG is part of the Actinoplanes missouriensis 431 genome and encodes:
- a CDS encoding winged helix-turn-helix transcriptional regulator, which translates into the protein MEDTVVAASEPVYRAIAEHDLEFRSDCSSRPILDQIADKWSMMVMAVLAEPRRFNEIKRRLEGVTQRVLTQTLRRLERNGMIERRVLPTSPVGVEYSLTVLGESLREPFGHLYDWTVANATEIQACQRDYDRRIQR
- a CDS encoding enoyl-CoA hydratase/isomerase family protein gives rise to the protein MNHDAYRTLRVSRQDGIARVTIDNPPINVLSVAVMTELRHLLTTLAGDDTVRVIVFHSADPDFFLAHVDMTATPEALAGLMAGLPDGVNVFQAVGEQLRRQPQVTIVKLAGKARGGGAEFVAAADLAFAAIGRAGLGQIEALMGIVPGGGATQYLTERIGRNRALEVVLGAELFDAETAERYGWINRAVPAGELDEFVDRLAGNIAALPDGVVAAVKHAIVPREHTEGLARENEAWAGLVLRPGTAQLMGAGLAHGAQTRDGEQDLEGLFRSLLRCHSA
- a CDS encoding PaaX family transcriptional regulator; its protein translation is MTYPFDIEQIFPAESVRLPRRQAGGSPQDLTLTLLADYTAYTGAWLPSAAIVALLAESGVSTAGARAAVSRLARRGVLDAGRQGRNTHYRLAPAAAADLVAGGRWIASYGTDAETWDDRWTLLAFSLPQEATTQRRALRNHLRWMGYAPLYDALWISPREFSEQAWTALTGVTPDAVTIFRAQHVDLMNGSGRHPLDAWDIDAIAAQYDAFLRRWLPAVPDIRAGRVPGPDAVRSRMEIIDAYRRFSTIDPRLPDKLLPESWLRQPARDVFAAVYDGLAAPAERHVRAVVAAHSSGAEPRIHANTVGDLLLGRLSD
- a CDS encoding arabinan endo-1,5-alpha-L-arabinosidase, whose product is MPSNRIPRRALLVIPAAVVTVLSGVALHAEAAVRPDAVAVNRAAPVVAAATPTTPPGSYPNPGAVSGAVGTHDPTMVKTPAGSYIVAQTGDNIRLTTSTDRTTFREAGAAFPGGAPWTTAYTGGSRNLWAPDISYRNGQYYLYYSASTFGSNRSAIFLATSPTGASGSWTNRGLVIESRSSDNFNAIDPNLIVDANGRWWLNFGSFWSGLQQIALNPSTGLRADSSIRLIAGRNGGAIEAPHMFRHGSYYYLWVSFDRCCQGAASTYRIMVGRSTSPNGPFVDRSGKAMTAGGGTQILAGHGSIHGPGHNAVIADTDAEVLVYHYYADNGASRLGVNLLGYDAAGWPFVY
- a CDS encoding family 43 glycosylhydrolase, which codes for MRNRLVIAAAAMLAALATTAVVTTSAEAATVRTDTPYVLVNRNSGKALDVYNLATTDGAPINQYTRNDGAWQQWTFLDSGSGWYRLRSAHSGKVLDLPSSTDGVQLVQNADRNDARQQFRLADSAGGQVRLINRASGKALEVWEWSTADGAKVSQYQDLDGANQQWQLVPLGAAARTFTNPIKRGGPDPWLQHYNGYYYLATTTWNSTITMRRSTTLAGLATTADQVIFNLAGRANGCCNMWAPEFHLINGRWYFYYTAGQNVSDYNPTQRLHVLESAGPDPMGPYTFKADLGTEWALDASVLKVGSNLYLMGTYNAGGSYGQSNFIQRLTNPWTLTGSRVRLSSPTLSWERQTGAVNEGPEPLYHNGKVMVVYSASACWGPDYKLGLLTLTGADPLNPAHWTKSLNPVFQRNDANGVYAPGHNGFFKSPDGTEDWIVYHANDSAGGGCDMNRSTRAQKFTWNADGTPNFGAPVRLGATLTAPSGE